The Desulfovibrio sp. Fe33 genome includes a window with the following:
- a CDS encoding YccF domain-containing protein: protein MLSFLGNLIWWFIGGLFMALGWLFAGCLMAISIVGLPWARSAFVIAGFSLLPFGRTLIRRDALTGRKDLGTSDWGTVGNIIWFIVAGWWLALGHILAALGCFITIIGIPWGWQHLKLAGATLAPIGMAVVTVEEAERVYGVRVNR, encoded by the coding sequence ATGCTTTCGTTTCTCGGCAATCTCATCTGGTGGTTCATAGGCGGGCTGTTCATGGCCCTGGGCTGGCTCTTTGCCGGTTGCCTCATGGCCATTTCCATCGTCGGCCTGCCCTGGGCGCGCTCCGCCTTCGTCATCGCGGGCTTTTCGCTGCTCCCGTTCGGGCGGACTCTTATCCGGCGCGACGCGCTTACCGGCCGGAAGGACCTCGGCACTTCGGACTGGGGCACCGTGGGCAACATCATCTGGTTCATCGTGGCGGGCTGGTGGCTCGCCCTCGGACACATCCTGGCCGCGCTCGGCTGTTTTATCACGATCATCGGCATCCCTTGGGGCTGGCAGCATCTCAAGCTCGCCGGAGCCACCCTGGCCCCCATCGGCATGGCCGTGGTCACCGTGGAGGAAGCCGAGCGGGTGTACGGAGTTCGCGTGAACCGTTAG
- a CDS encoding bifunctional metallophosphatase/5'-nucleotidase gives MATRREFIKLSLATLLGAGIGAVPFFPNRAALAAPGELIAQAGTPNPNGAFEQLYWLSGDALAAPISTISGATLPLESKASKSKILRIVHFNDLHNMISLPNKKKGTTHPFSQMVSLLERRRASAGPDEVVLFLAAGDDHTGSVFDELVGWSTDEYVVDPAYTVYTAAGLDCGALGNHEFDRGAAVLRKGIREAARFPVLSANVFGSAHLESGRDYYPAVIGVSKGVRVGIIGLTTPVDTHTGMEADPGLAVGSPVEAVRNLTPILSRQVDLLVVLSHCGYGLSKSRSGKAGADRFLSEGDSMIAEAVGKASACAALVIGGHTHTVLNEDGLSPENVVGGVPIVQAGGRGSHVGEVSLALGRGDRPVEARLHRIRKSDIRMAADDPKYSSLEHDGDFDAAFEQKHVAPLLANLESKMAGEIGTVKDNPPVTTDEVFAARYIGEMELANFMNDALAARSATFPEGRVDVSLFNATGFASGIPASGPLTFQDWYNVMPFADTVFLVEMTGRQIAAMLDSNAKRLVRPEELKGGGVDVAGYVSRGFLHFSAGLRYSLRLNGSAAQATATDITIGGMGMKDAADKTFRVAMNSYVAAGAYGESWNGNPIGGGVPGSIKGFDIKSLPKIDTGLVYRNEIIARIKELSVLSPGTGLALDGRLKVV, from the coding sequence ATGGCAACCCGTCGAGAATTCATTAAACTGTCCCTGGCAACATTGCTCGGCGCCGGAATCGGCGCCGTGCCTTTTTTCCCGAATCGCGCAGCCTTGGCCGCGCCCGGTGAACTGATCGCCCAAGCGGGTACGCCCAACCCCAACGGCGCGTTCGAGCAACTCTACTGGCTGAGCGGCGACGCCTTGGCCGCACCCATATCAACCATATCCGGGGCAACGTTGCCGCTGGAATCAAAAGCAAGTAAATCTAAAATATTGCGCATTGTGCATTTTAATGATCTGCACAACATGATCTCCCTTCCCAACAAGAAGAAAGGCACTACTCATCCCTTTTCCCAGATGGTCTCCCTGCTTGAGCGGCGGCGTGCTTCGGCCGGTCCGGACGAGGTCGTCCTGTTTCTGGCCGCCGGTGACGACCACACCGGGTCGGTTTTTGACGAATTGGTGGGCTGGAGCACCGATGAATACGTGGTGGACCCGGCCTACACCGTCTACACCGCAGCCGGCCTCGATTGCGGCGCGCTGGGCAATCACGAGTTCGACCGGGGCGCGGCGGTCCTGCGCAAGGGCATCCGCGAGGCCGCGAGATTTCCGGTGTTGTCCGCCAACGTGTTCGGCTCGGCGCACCTGGAGAGCGGCCGTGATTATTACCCGGCGGTCATAGGGGTGTCCAAAGGGGTGCGCGTGGGCATCATCGGCCTGACCACACCGGTGGACACCCACACCGGAATGGAGGCCGACCCCGGGCTTGCCGTGGGCAGCCCTGTGGAGGCCGTCCGCAACCTGACGCCGATTTTGAGCCGTCAGGTCGATCTGCTCGTGGTCCTGTCCCATTGCGGCTACGGCCTGTCGAAGAGCCGCTCGGGCAAGGCCGGGGCCGACCGCTTCCTGAGCGAGGGCGACAGCATGATAGCCGAGGCCGTGGGCAAGGCGTCGGCCTGTGCGGCCCTGGTCATAGGCGGACATACTCACACCGTGCTCAACGAGGACGGACTGTCTCCGGAAAACGTGGTGGGCGGGGTGCCCATCGTGCAGGCAGGCGGACGCGGAAGCCATGTGGGCGAGGTTTCGCTGGCGCTGGGGCGCGGCGATCGTCCTGTGGAGGCCCGCCTGCACAGGATCAGGAAGAGCGACATCCGCATGGCGGCGGACGATCCGAAATATTCCTCTCTGGAACACGACGGGGATTTTGATGCCGCCTTCGAACAGAAGCACGTGGCTCCGCTTTTGGCAAATCTGGAAAGCAAGATGGCCGGAGAGATCGGCACGGTGAAAGACAACCCGCCCGTGACCACCGATGAAGTGTTCGCCGCGAGGTACATTGGGGAAATGGAGCTCGCCAACTTCATGAACGACGCTTTGGCGGCCCGCTCCGCGACTTTCCCCGAAGGACGGGTGGATGTGAGCCTGTTCAACGCCACCGGGTTCGCAAGCGGCATTCCGGCTTCGGGACCGCTGACCTTTCAGGACTGGTACAATGTCATGCCCTTTGCGGACACCGTGTTTCTGGTCGAGATGACCGGCCGCCAGATAGCGGCCATGCTCGACAGCAACGCCAAGCGGCTGGTCAGGCCCGAGGAGTTGAAGGGCGGTGGCGTGGACGTCGCCGGGTACGTGTCGCGCGGGTTCCTGCATTTCTCTGCGGGATTGCGTTATTCGTTGCGTCTCAACGGTTCAGCCGCACAGGCGACGGCCACGGATATCACCATCGGCGGCATGGGCATGAAGGATGCGGCGGACAAAACCTTCCGCGTGGCCATGAACTCCTACGTCGCGGCCGGGGCCTACGGAGAGAGCTGGAACGGGAATCCCATCGGCGGCGGCGTGCCCGGCTCCATAAAAGGATTCGACATCAAATCCCTGCCCAAAATCGACACGGGTCTCGTCTACCGCAACGAGATCATTGCGAGAATCAAGGAACTCTCCGTCCTTTCGCCTGGCACCGGCCTGGCCCTGGACGGCCGCTTGAAGGTCGTTTAG
- the lpxK gene encoding tetraacyldisaccharide 4'-kinase has translation MSETVTELQRTLSPVLRPVSWLYGGIMRIRAGLYRRGLLRRWEAPALTVSVGNIGWGGSGKTPVADWLLGWAESRSIPVVLLTRGYRAKPKNLPYEVKPGALAEEAGDEPLMLARAHEKALILVDPNRTRAGRLAVSRTRPELVILDDGFQHMAVERHVNLVLLRPDDLGEGWNRVIPAGSWREPEAALERADAFMIKTDAAGFEALRPSIDERLARFGKPVFSFRLSPSGVRRVVGGDSARDFDGAPYLLATGVGDPAQVRATAETYLGYAPVRHRVFRDHYDYSKRDALALAEEAARLGCAAILCTPKDAVKLGPMCTDKFWQFDLSLEFGPSTLGPDAPFSSWWDRRYESFCLRRADRAEHEADYRMRRGAER, from the coding sequence ATGTCCGAGACCGTAACTGAACTGCAACGCACGCTTTCCCCGGTGCTGCGCCCCGTTTCCTGGCTGTATGGCGGGATCATGCGCATACGGGCCGGCCTGTACCGCCGGGGGCTGCTCAGGCGTTGGGAAGCGCCCGCCCTCACGGTCTCCGTGGGCAACATAGGCTGGGGCGGCTCGGGCAAGACGCCCGTGGCCGACTGGCTGCTCGGCTGGGCCGAGTCCCGTTCCATCCCGGTGGTCCTGCTGACGCGAGGCTACCGGGCCAAGCCGAAGAATCTCCCCTACGAAGTGAAGCCGGGCGCGTTGGCCGAGGAGGCCGGGGACGAGCCGCTCATGCTCGCCCGCGCCCACGAGAAGGCGCTTATCCTGGTCGACCCGAACCGGACCAGGGCGGGCCGGTTGGCCGTGAGCAGGACCAGGCCGGAACTGGTCATTCTCGATGACGGTTTCCAGCATATGGCCGTTGAGCGGCATGTGAATTTGGTTCTGCTTCGGCCCGACGATCTCGGGGAAGGGTGGAACCGGGTCATTCCGGCGGGCAGTTGGCGTGAGCCCGAGGCCGCGCTGGAGCGGGCCGACGCCTTCATGATAAAGACCGATGCCGCGGGTTTCGAGGCGCTCAGGCCGAGCATCGACGAACGCCTCGCCCGGTTCGGCAAACCCGTGTTCAGCTTCCGGCTCTCGCCCTCGGGGGTGCGCCGGGTCGTTGGCGGCGATAGCGCCCGCGACTTCGACGGCGCACCGTATCTCCTGGCCACGGGCGTTGGCGACCCGGCCCAGGTCCGGGCAACGGCCGAAACGTACCTGGGGTATGCGCCCGTGCGGCACCGGGTGTTCCGCGACCATTATGACTATTCCAAGCGGGACGCGCTGGCCCTGGCCGAAGAGGCCGCCCGCCTCGGTTGCGCGGCAATCCTGTGCACGCCCAAGGATGCGGTCAAGCTCGGCCCCATGTGCACGGACAAATTTTGGCAGTTCGATCTGAGTCTGGAGTTCGGCCCCTCCACGCTCGGGCCGGACGCGCCGTTCTCCTCATGGTGGGATCGGCGGTATGAATCTTTCTGTTTACGCCGCGCGGACCGCGCCGAACACGAGGCGGATTATCGAATGCGGCGCGGGGCGGAGCGGTAA
- a CDS encoding Bax inhibitor-1/YccA family protein: protein MTQYPSMPQAGAARAEVVNAFMRGVYGWMSAGLGLTALISFATLTVPALTNLAFVYNAQTGQYAPTMLPMIALFAAFGMVFFMSFKISTMNPSTATGLFLAFSALNGFSLAPILYAYTTASVVSTFVTTAGMFGAMSLYGLLTKKDLTGWGSLLFMGLIGIIIAMLVNMFLQSPGMSFAISVIGVIIFVGLTAYDTQKLKTMGETVPMGDTAAIRRGTILGALTLYLDFYNLFLMLLRLMGDRR from the coding sequence ATGACTCAGTATCCCAGTATGCCTCAGGCGGGCGCGGCCCGCGCCGAGGTTGTCAACGCTTTTATGCGCGGTGTCTACGGGTGGATGAGCGCGGGCCTGGGCCTTACCGCTCTGATCTCCTTTGCCACTTTGACCGTTCCCGCGCTGACCAACCTGGCTTTCGTCTACAATGCCCAGACCGGCCAGTACGCTCCGACCATGCTTCCCATGATCGCCCTGTTCGCGGCCTTCGGCATGGTCTTCTTCATGAGCTTCAAAATTTCCACCATGAACCCCAGCACGGCGACGGGGCTGTTCCTGGCGTTCAGCGCCCTCAACGGGTTCTCCCTGGCTCCGATCCTTTACGCCTACACCACGGCTTCGGTGGTTTCGACCTTCGTCACCACCGCAGGCATGTTCGGGGCCATGTCCCTGTACGGCCTGCTGACCAAGAAAGATCTGACCGGCTGGGGCAGTCTGCTCTTCATGGGGCTCATCGGCATCATCATCGCCATGTTGGTGAACATGTTCCTGCAGAGCCCGGGCATGTCCTTCGCCATTTCCGTCATCGGCGTGATAATCTTCGTCGGCCTGACCGCCTACGACACCCAGAAGCTCAAGACCATGGGCGAGACCGTGCCCATGGGCGACACCGCGGCCATCCGGCGCGGCACCATTCTGGGCGCGCTGACCCTGTACCTGGACTTCTACAACCTGTTCCTCATGCTGCTCCGTCTCATGGGCGACCGCAGGTAA
- a CDS encoding calcium/sodium antiporter: MFIDIVTFCVSAFLLWFGANWIVASAALIARKYNVSELVIGLTIVAVGTSAPEFLVTLNAAFRGQNDISLSNVVGSNIFNLGFILGVMAMIKPLVSNRTIVYRDGLLLFLTTAGILAVSFTGTLGRFFGGCLMTLLIGYLIYLGRKRENVGAEELEETRGKVATWRDGIWLVAGFAAISAGGHLMVTAASSIAADFGVSSWVIGVTIVAAGTSLPELVTCLAASVRGKNEMLLGNLIGSDFFNFAGVLGLTCLLKPLPVSPEASSGLILLVAMVGLVMILLRTGWKLTRWEGGLLVGINLFRWAHDFMQ; this comes from the coding sequence ATGTTCATCGATATAGTCACTTTTTGTGTCTCGGCTTTTCTGCTTTGGTTCGGAGCCAACTGGATAGTCGCCTCGGCGGCGCTCATTGCCCGCAAGTACAACGTCTCTGAGCTGGTCATCGGTTTGACCATCGTGGCGGTAGGTACTTCGGCACCGGAATTTCTGGTGACCTTGAACGCTGCCTTCCGGGGGCAGAACGACATTTCCCTTTCCAACGTGGTTGGCTCCAACATCTTCAACCTCGGCTTTATTCTCGGCGTGATGGCCATGATAAAGCCGCTTGTCTCGAACCGGACCATCGTCTATCGCGACGGCCTGCTCCTGTTCCTGACCACTGCGGGCATCCTGGCCGTGTCGTTCACCGGCACCCTGGGGCGCTTCTTCGGCGGATGCCTGATGACCCTGCTCATAGGATACCTCATCTATCTCGGCCGGAAGCGTGAAAACGTGGGGGCCGAGGAGCTGGAGGAGACCAGGGGCAAGGTCGCGACCTGGCGCGACGGAATCTGGCTTGTGGCCGGTTTCGCCGCCATTTCCGCAGGCGGGCACCTGATGGTTACCGCAGCCTCGTCCATCGCGGCCGACTTCGGCGTGTCGTCCTGGGTCATCGGCGTGACCATCGTGGCCGCTGGCACGTCCCTGCCCGAGCTTGTCACCTGCCTGGCCGCATCCGTACGCGGCAAGAACGAGATGCTGCTCGGCAACCTCATCGGTTCCGACTTCTTCAACTTCGCGGGCGTGCTCGGCCTGACCTGTCTGCTCAAGCCGCTGCCCGTTTCTCCCGAGGCCTCTTCCGGCCTAATCCTTTTGGTGGCGATGGTCGGTCTGGTCATGATCCTCCTGCGCACCGGCTGGAAGCTCACACGCTGGGAGGGCGGACTGCTCGTGGGCATCAACCTCTTCCGCTGGGCCCACGACTTCATGCAGTAG
- a CDS encoding LexA family transcriptional regulator: MSNGFEAFFKRLCSETEIKNQSQLARELDVGRAAVSLAKRKNSVPARWILDLSARFGLNPLWLEQGKGFARPEAALAAAAEDGASYEEVPKVRARLCAGGGSFETEGQVEGYYSFRSDWLTRRGNPANMVLMEVIGNSMEPEIKEGDMVLIDQSRTDVLSGGIYAVGVEDTVMVKRVERLPGTLVLRSDNVDYSPIHLSGDELDNVRVIGQVLWASREYR, translated from the coding sequence ATGAGCAACGGATTCGAGGCGTTTTTCAAGAGACTCTGTTCCGAGACGGAGATAAAGAATCAGTCCCAACTGGCTCGTGAGCTGGACGTGGGGCGGGCGGCGGTGTCCCTGGCCAAGCGCAAGAATTCGGTGCCCGCCCGCTGGATATTGGACCTGTCCGCGCGGTTCGGGCTGAATCCGCTGTGGCTTGAGCAGGGCAAGGGCTTCGCCCGTCCCGAGGCCGCGCTGGCGGCCGCCGCCGAGGACGGGGCGTCCTACGAGGAGGTCCCCAAGGTGCGCGCCAGGCTGTGCGCAGGCGGAGGCTCCTTCGAGACCGAGGGCCAGGTGGAGGGATACTATTCCTTCCGGTCCGATTGGCTTACTCGGCGCGGCAATCCTGCGAATATGGTACTCATGGAGGTCATCGGCAACTCCATGGAGCCGGAGATCAAGGAAGGGGACATGGTCCTGATCGACCAGTCCCGCACCGACGTCCTGTCCGGCGGCATCTACGCCGTGGGCGTGGAGGACACGGTCATGGTCAAGCGCGTGGAGCGGTTGCCCGGCACGCTGGTGCTGCGAAGCGACAACGTCGATTATTCCCCCATCCATCTGTCCGGCGACGAACTCGACAACGTTCGCGTCATCGGTCAGGTCTTGTGGGCGTCCAGAGAATACCGCTAG
- a CDS encoding alkaline phosphatase encodes MLKVEKLIFRCVLALALAMVFMAGPAWAKDAKYVFFFIGDGMGLPQRAASSAYLGKKLAIETMPAQGITTTFANDRFITGSAASATALATGMKTNINYIGVDPEFKPVKTIAEMARDRGMKVGIVSSVSVDHATPAAFYAHVKSRSMYHEIDHALADSGFDFFAGGGLKDPAGKKSKAPMGDALEKAKANGYKVIDNKDDFMALKPGDGKVIAWNAWLQDGKALPYVMDMTDKDITLPQFTSKAIEMLDNDKGFFLMVEGGKIDWACHANDAAASIKNTIAFDEAVQQAIAFYDKHPGETLIVVTGDHECGGLTLGFAGTKYGSHYDVLSSQKVSFQKFTDEIMGEFKQKGGDFNAMKPIITAEFGLKFDGDAKTDPMVLADYQTADIEQAFRRSMAGEKIKGGDYLLYGEYDPLSVTLTHVLNQKAGLGWTSYKHTGVPVTTSAMGVGADSFNGSYDNKDVATKIMSSMGLPAKAVYAEAANVRVAAN; translated from the coding sequence ATGTTGAAAGTGGAAAAACTGATTTTCCGGTGTGTCCTCGCGCTGGCCCTCGCCATGGTGTTCATGGCCGGTCCCGCCTGGGCGAAAGACGCCAAGTATGTGTTTTTCTTCATTGGTGACGGAATGGGGCTGCCCCAGCGCGCCGCCAGTTCGGCTTATCTGGGCAAGAAGCTCGCCATCGAGACAATGCCTGCCCAAGGCATCACCACCACCTTCGCCAACGACCGGTTCATCACCGGCTCCGCCGCTTCCGCCACGGCTCTGGCCACCGGCATGAAGACCAACATCAATTACATCGGCGTCGATCCCGAGTTCAAGCCCGTCAAGACCATCGCCGAGATGGCCCGCGACCGCGGCATGAAGGTCGGCATCGTTTCTTCCGTGTCCGTGGACCACGCCACCCCGGCGGCCTTCTACGCCCACGTGAAGTCCCGCTCCATGTACCACGAGATCGACCACGCCCTGGCGGATTCCGGTTTCGATTTCTTTGCCGGCGGCGGTCTCAAGGACCCTGCGGGCAAGAAGTCCAAGGCTCCCATGGGCGACGCCCTGGAAAAGGCCAAGGCCAACGGCTACAAGGTCATCGACAACAAGGATGACTTCATGGCCCTGAAGCCCGGCGACGGCAAGGTCATCGCCTGGAACGCCTGGCTCCAGGACGGCAAGGCCCTGCCCTACGTCATGGACATGACCGACAAGGACATTACCTTGCCCCAGTTCACCTCCAAGGCCATCGAGATGCTCGACAACGACAAGGGCTTCTTCCTCATGGTCGAGGGCGGCAAGATCGACTGGGCCTGCCACGCCAACGACGCGGCCGCTTCCATCAAGAACACCATCGCCTTTGACGAGGCCGTCCAGCAGGCCATCGCCTTCTACGACAAGCACCCCGGCGAGACCCTTATCGTCGTCACCGGCGACCACGAGTGCGGCGGCCTGACCCTGGGCTTCGCGGGCACCAAGTACGGTTCCCACTATGACGTCCTGAGCAGCCAGAAGGTCTCCTTCCAGAAGTTCACCGATGAAATCATGGGCGAATTCAAGCAGAAGGGCGGCGATTTCAACGCCATGAAGCCGATCATCACCGCCGAATTCGGCCTGAAGTTCGACGGCGACGCCAAGACCGACCCTATGGTTCTGGCCGACTACCAGACCGCCGACATCGAGCAGGCCTTCCGCCGCTCCATGGCCGGTGAAAAGATCAAGGGCGGCGACTACCTTCTGTACGGCGAGTACGACCCGCTGTCCGTCACCCTGACCCACGTGCTGAACCAGAAGGCCGGTCTGGGCTGGACCTCCTACAAGCACACCGGCGTTCCGGTCACCACTTCCGCCATGGGCGTGGGAGCCGATTCCTTCAACGGCAGCTATGACAACAAGGACGTGGCCACCAAGATCATGTCCTCCATGGGCCTGCCCGCCAAGGCCGTGTACGCCGAAGCCGCCAACGTGCGCGTGGCCGCGAACTAA
- a CDS encoding YibE/F family protein gives MHPLSKTSRDWLLVIIFLAISAVLYLVPTGFESAKDENSVHCAARVIAVDDAEIQVLGMIRAGEQAVELEILDGPFQGETFTANNQLMGQLDRDKLFKPGDKAYVILTVDGDGKVVFVNPQAHYRLGLELFLLGLFAALLLLFGGLTGFKALLSFVFTGLVLWKVLVPLLLKGTDPVWLTLCVVALLSAVIIFLVAGVNRTGLTAFLGALLGVVASCAMGIYFTRHFHVHGAVMPFAETLLYAGYGHLNLTRVFMAGVFLSSCGAVMDLAMDVASAMSEVVAKKPGISRMEAIWSGIRVGRAVVGTMTTTLLLAYSGGFVTLLMAFMAQGIPLDTTFNFIYVAAEVLKTLVGSFGLVTVAPFTALAGGLLMTAGESAATDSAH, from the coding sequence ATGCACCCACTCAGCAAAACGTCCCGCGACTGGCTTCTGGTCATCATTTTTCTCGCCATCTCGGCGGTTCTCTACTTAGTGCCCACGGGGTTCGAGTCCGCGAAGGACGAAAACTCGGTTCACTGCGCGGCCCGCGTCATCGCCGTGGACGACGCCGAAATACAGGTCCTGGGCATGATCCGGGCTGGGGAGCAGGCAGTCGAACTCGAAATCCTCGACGGTCCGTTCCAGGGCGAAACCTTTACGGCCAACAATCAGCTCATGGGCCAGCTCGATCGCGACAAGCTCTTCAAGCCGGGCGACAAGGCCTACGTCATTCTTACGGTGGACGGCGACGGCAAGGTCGTGTTCGTCAACCCCCAGGCCCATTACCGCCTGGGGCTTGAATTGTTTCTGCTCGGCCTGTTCGCCGCGCTGCTTCTGCTCTTCGGCGGGCTGACCGGGTTCAAGGCGTTGCTTTCCTTTGTCTTCACCGGTCTGGTCCTGTGGAAGGTCCTGGTGCCATTGCTGCTCAAGGGGACGGACCCGGTCTGGCTGACCCTGTGTGTGGTCGCCCTGCTCAGCGCGGTCATCATTTTCCTGGTGGCGGGCGTCAACCGCACCGGGCTGACCGCCTTCCTCGGAGCCCTGCTCGGCGTGGTGGCAAGTTGCGCCATGGGTATTTATTTCACCCGCCATTTCCATGTGCACGGGGCGGTCATGCCCTTTGCCGAAACCCTGCTCTATGCCGGGTACGGCCACCTGAACCTGACTCGCGTGTTCATGGCGGGGGTGTTCCTCTCCTCCTGCGGCGCGGTCATGGACCTGGCCATGGACGTGGCCTCGGCCATGAGCGAAGTGGTGGCCAAGAAGCCCGGCATATCGCGCATGGAGGCGATCTGGTCGGGCATCCGCGTGGGAAGGGCCGTGGTCGGGACCATGACCACCACGCTGCTGCTGGCCTACTCCGGCGGGTTCGTGACCCTGCTTATGGCCTTCATGGCCCAGGGAATCCCGCTGGATACGACCTTCAACTTCATCTACGTAGCCGCGGAGGTCCTCAAGACCCTGGTGGGCAGCTTCGGTCTCGTCACCGTGGCCCCGTTCACGGCGCTGGCCGGGGGCCTGCTCATGACCGCGGGGGAGTCCGCCGCAACGGACTCCGCCCATTGA
- the rnr gene encoding ribonuclease R has translation MAKKKRSQPRPSTPPLSMAALLKLFKEVKRPMSRAEVIRRLNLKKKDKALVKDLLKELVQNGKLVRIRRGYGLAEAMHCITGRLEIQRQGFGFVVPEDSRRKDIFINQRDLNDAWHGDRVVVSVVGEPKAGRSAEGRVVRILERGRKVLPVKVIKKMTGGEWLCRPSDPRLNFGIIATPKDDSVRVKPGEIALCAPGERIDPTMWEGEITKRLGEETDIDVQEALVKSNHNIRTRFPSGAASQAEGLPLEPSRKDFEGRRDLMNKAFVTIDGATAKDFDDAVLVERLKKGYRLWVAIADVAHYVAEGSPLDREALERGNSYYFPRSVEPMFPERLSNGLCSLNPGVPRLTMVVRMDTDESGRTLEADVFPAVIRSHARLTYSQVRDAVIEKIAEVRNGMEPQVVEMLELAEELARKINRLRSRRGSLDFDLPEPEIFFDVHGETSDIRPKRRNFAHQLIEEFMIAANEAVARFLIERDLPCLFRIHPPADEEKLKNLFRLLSRTDKSVVMPKEITPKSLQMLVAAMTGTDKEYIVNRMLLRSMKQAKYSPDNEGHFGLASEEYAHFTSPIRRYADLVVHRLVKASSRGEDGAPAPVPGRKKLLNVANHLSSRERVAMDAEREILKRVTVLFMRDKVGETFNGVISHITDFGFYVELKEVMAEGLIRLSSMDDDYYTYWPQREMLVGERTGQAFHLGQPVEVVLEEASVERLELNFSLKSVVAAAMDYKDLI, from the coding sequence ATGGCTAAAAAGAAACGAAGCCAACCCAGGCCTTCGACGCCGCCTCTTTCCATGGCGGCTTTGCTCAAGCTTTTCAAGGAAGTGAAACGGCCCATGTCCAGGGCCGAGGTCATCCGGCGGCTCAACCTCAAGAAGAAGGACAAGGCGTTGGTCAAGGACCTGCTCAAGGAGCTGGTCCAGAACGGCAAGCTTGTGCGCATCCGCCGTGGCTACGGCTTGGCCGAGGCCATGCACTGCATTACCGGGCGGCTGGAGATTCAGCGTCAGGGGTTCGGCTTCGTCGTGCCCGAGGATTCGCGGCGCAAGGATATTTTCATCAACCAGCGGGACCTGAACGACGCCTGGCATGGCGACCGTGTCGTGGTCTCGGTGGTGGGCGAACCCAAGGCGGGCCGCAGCGCCGAGGGGCGCGTGGTGCGCATCCTGGAGCGCGGCCGCAAGGTCCTGCCCGTCAAGGTCATCAAGAAGATGACCGGCGGGGAATGGCTCTGCCGTCCGTCCGACCCCCGGCTCAACTTCGGCATCATCGCCACGCCCAAGGACGATTCCGTCCGGGTGAAGCCCGGCGAGATCGCCCTGTGCGCGCCCGGCGAGCGTATCGATCCGACCATGTGGGAAGGGGAGATAACCAAGCGGCTCGGCGAGGAGACCGACATCGACGTGCAGGAGGCCCTGGTCAAGTCCAACCACAACATCCGCACCCGGTTCCCGTCCGGAGCCGCGAGCCAGGCCGAGGGGCTGCCCCTTGAGCCGTCCCGCAAGGACTTCGAGGGCCGCCGCGACCTGATGAACAAGGCTTTCGTGACAATCGACGGGGCCACGGCCAAGGATTTCGACGACGCGGTTCTGGTGGAGCGGCTGAAAAAGGGCTACCGGCTCTGGGTGGCCATCGCCGACGTGGCCCACTATGTTGCGGAAGGGTCGCCCCTGGACCGCGAGGCTCTCGAACGCGGCAACTCCTATTATTTCCCCCGGTCCGTGGAACCCATGTTCCCGGAGCGACTGTCCAACGGCTTGTGTTCCCTCAACCCCGGCGTGCCGCGCCTGACCATGGTCGTGCGCATGGACACCGACGAGAGCGGGCGCACGCTTGAGGCCGACGTGTTTCCGGCGGTCATCCGCAGCCACGCCCGGCTGACCTATTCCCAGGTCCGTGACGCGGTCATCGAGAAGATCGCCGAGGTCCGGAACGGGATGGAGCCGCAGGTGGTTGAAATGCTGGAGCTGGCCGAGGAGCTGGCACGCAAGATAAACCGCCTGCGTTCCAGGCGCGGCTCACTTGATTTCGACCTGCCCGAGCCGGAGATATTCTTCGACGTGCATGGCGAGACCTCGGACATCCGGCCCAAGCGGCGCAACTTCGCCCACCAGCTTATCGAGGAATTCATGATCGCGGCCAACGAGGCCGTGGCGCGGTTCCTCATCGAGCGCGACCTGCCCTGCCTGTTCCGCATCCATCCCCCGGCGGACGAGGAAAAGCTCAAGAACCTTTTCCGGCTGCTGTCGCGCACGGACAAGTCGGTGGTCATGCCCAAGGAGATCACTCCCAAGTCGCTCCAGATGCTGGTGGCCGCCATGACGGGCACGGACAAGGAGTACATCGTCAACCGGATGCTCCTTCGCTCCATGAAACAGGCCAAATACTCGCCCGACAATGAGGGGCACTTCGGACTGGCGAGCGAGGAATATGCCCATTTCACCTCGCCCATCAGACGGTACGCCGACCTGGTCGTCCACCGCCTGGTCAAGGCGTCCTCCCGGGGCGAAGACGGCGCGCCCGCGCCGGTTCCCGGCCGCAAGAAGCTGCTCAACGTGGCCAACCACCTGTCCAGCCGCGAGCGGGTCGCCATGGACGCCGAACGCGAGATCCTCAAGCGCGTCACCGTCCTGTTCATGCGCGACAAGGTGGGCGAGACCTTCAACGGCGTCATCTCGCACATCACCGACTTCGGTTTCTATGTGGAACTCAAGGAGGTCATGGCCGAAGGGCTGATCCGTCTGTCCTCCATGGACGACGACTACTACACCTATTGGCCGCAGCGCGAAATGCTCGTGGGCGAGCGGACGGGCCAGGCATTCCATCTGGGCCAGCCAGTCGAGGTCGTCCTGGAGGAGGCCAGCGTCGAACGGCTTGAGCTCAACTTCAGCCTCAAATCCGTGGTGGCCGCCGCCATGGATTACAAAGATTTGATCTAG